The genomic region ACCAACTGATTCTTTGAAAACCTCTTTCACAGATTTTGGAATTCTGAAAAGCCCAACAGCGTCTGTGTTGGTCAGCTTCTGGGTGACGATTTCGGATTCATCCGAGTCATCAAACAGGAAATTGAAATACTTCTCTTTCTCGTTTTCAGAGAAAAGTGTTTCGGGAACAATCACTACTTGATTATCTGCGATGGAGAACCTGGTTGAGGCAGCTTTGCTAAACTCATCGCTCTTCAAAACCTCAGCAACTCGTTCGGCCCAAACCGAATCTGTTGATGAATACGGGAAGTTCCATGATATGAACTCAATAGCCTTGAAACTGGTGTTGACTTTCAGAAGTTGAACACCGCTTCGCGATACATCTATAAAAGAGGAAAGGCGACCATTGGTCGCCTCTTGCTCGTTATCAGCCTTCAGATGGAACTCCTTTCTTATCAAAGAAGCCAACGATTATTCCCAGTTTCCGCTGGTTGATGGCTCTTCCATGGAACCAACTTTAAGACCTTTTTGTGGGTCGTAGTATTCCGGTTCAATACCATCAAAAATATACATGTTCAAGGCTTCTGCCTCAAATACAGGGACCTGTACCTGATTCTTCTCGATCATGTTCGCGTCCATTCTAAATTCTTGATTCTTGCTGAAAGGAATCAACTTCACATCGTTAATGTCACCGCCCATTTTGAAAAGCGAATCACGAACACTGACGTGAACCGTATCTCTGGTAACGATTCCAAGGTCCACGGCCTGTTGCTCCGTGAGAGAATCAGGAACTGTTCCGAACGCCTTGATGACCGGGAAC from Flavobacteriales bacterium harbors:
- a CDS encoding DUF3822 family protein, which gives rise to MASLIRKEFHLKADNEQEATNGRLSSFIDVSRSGVQLLKVNTSFKAIEFISWNFPYSSTDSVWAERVAEVLKSDEFSKAASTRFSIADNQVVIVPETLFSENEKEKYFNFLFDDSDESEIVTQKLTNTDAVGLFRIPKSVKEVFKESVGSSFLTWADSILGNSSGTKAYLILDEKRFSLNVLKDGKLLFSNCFQFSKADDVLYFLMATLESLSILHSEIELLLGGSVEKGDDTFKVLSRFISKISFIKRPKNLTYSYSFSQMAEHRFPFIFTAACA